A region from the Salvia splendens isolate huo1 chromosome 15, SspV2, whole genome shotgun sequence genome encodes:
- the LOC121768989 gene encoding WAT1-related protein At3g28050-like, whose product MAIISSATSTKTEKYYCPQKNNFACAGNTLRRKKRMAAGGRSSYCYREALPFGAMVSMECLNVGLNTLFKFAADGGMSRHVFLVYAYGVAALLLLLPSLFFSRRRSRVLPSLNSSILLKMFLLGAVGYASQIMGYTGINYGSPTLASAMSNLAPAFTFLLAVIFRMEKVELSSRTSRAKLAGTIISISGAFVVTFYKGPTINDSFSPSPPSLHQLVLESPRSDWIIGSLFLTVEYMLVPVWYILVTHIMKEYPSEFTIIFFYTSSVSVLAAIAGTFAEPDSSKWMIRPNVALVSMLCSGVFNCCINNSVHSWALHLRGPIYVAMFKPLSIAIAAAMGVVFLGDTLYLGSIIGATIIVIGFYTVMWGKAQEEFGEIVIETTTDLESSTDQNHPLLQSYKSHGLQKK is encoded by the exons ATGGCTATAATATCAAGTGCAACATCGACTAAAACGGAAAAATATTATTGtccccaaaaaaataattttgcgTGTGCCGGCAACACGCTCAGGCGAAAAAAAAGGATGGCGGCAGGCGGGCGGAGCAGCTACTGCTACCGCGAAGCGCTCCCCTTCGGCGCCATGGTGTCGATGGAGTGCCTCAACGTCGGCCTCAACACGCTCTTCAAGTTCGCCGCCGATGGCGGCATGAGCCGCCACGTCTTCCTCGTCTACGCATACGGCGTCGccgccctcctcctcctcctcccctccctcttcttctccCGCCGCCG atcgCGAGTGCTGCCGTCGCTGAATTCGTCGATACTGCTGAAGATGTTCCTGCTCGGAGCCGTCGG GTATGCTTCGCAGATAATGGGGTATACCGGCATCAATTACGGCTCTCCCACGCTGGCTTCCGCCATGAGCAACCTGGCTCCGGCCTTCACTTTCCTGCTCGCTGTCATTTTCAG GATGGAAAAGGTAGAGTTATCGAGCAGGACGAGCAGGGCTAAGCTTGCCGGCACAATCATCTCCATATCAGGAGCATTTGTTGTAACATTTTACAAAGGCCCTACCATCAATGACTCATTTTCCCCCTCTCCGCCTTCACTGCACCAACTAGTACTCGAGTCACCTCGATCGGACTGGATCATTGGCAGCCTATTCCTCACCGTTGAATATATGCTCGTGCCAGTGTGGTACATTCTTGTG ACGCATATTATGAAAGAATACCCTTCGGAGTTCACCATCATCTTCTTCTACACATCTAGCGTGAGCGTTCTAGCTGCAATCGCAGGGACTTTTGCAGAACCCGACTCTAGTAAATGGATGATCAGACCTAATGTTGCTTTGGTCTCTATGTTATGTTCG GGTGTCTTCAACTGTTGCATAAACAACTCTGTTCATTCTTGGGCCTTGCACTTGAGAGGTCCCATCTACGTTGCCATGTTTAAGCCTCTCTCGATCGCCATAGCTGCCGCCATGGGAGTTGTCTTCCTCGGAGACACTCTTTATCTTGGGAG TATAATTGGAGCGACGATAATAGTGATCGGGTTCTACACCGTGATGTGGGGCAAGGCGCAAGAAGAGTTTGGTGAGATTGTGATCGAAACGACGACGGATTTGGAGTCGTCTACGGATCAAAACCATCCGTTGCTGCAAAGCTACAAAAGCCATGGCTTGCAGAAGAAGTGA
- the LOC121769124 gene encoding WAT1-related protein At3g28050-like isoform X2: protein MSTAARGGAAGNRDYWYREVVPFAAMVSLQCINVGLNTLFKVAANGGMSRHVFIVYAYAVAALILLPAPFFSRRSGTLPSLNLSILVKFFVLGVIGYSSQLMGFTGINYSSPTLASAISNLSPAFTFVLAVIFRMEKLVASSSRTWAKLVGAVVSISGAFVVTFYKGPIIINANDPLSTPLSLYPVFDSVRSDWILGSLFLTVEYILSPIWCIFLTHIMKEYPSGLTIMFFYSSSVSLLAALVGIFVEPDSSKWIIRPNIALVSIVCSGVLNGCISNSVDSWLLHMRGPVYVAMFKPLQIAIAAAMGVIILGDTLYLGSMIGAIIIVTGFYTVMWGKAKEEVGDFVTETGDLEWSTTDQTHPFLQSYKVQDL, encoded by the exons atgTCGACGGCGGCGAGAGGCGGAGCCGCCGGCAACCGTGATTACTGGTACAGAGAAGTGGTGCCGTTCGCGGCGATGGTGAGCCTGCAATGCATCAACGTCGGACTGAACACGCTGTTCAAGGTCGCGGCCAACGGCGGGATGAGCCGCCACGTGTTCATCGTGTACGCCTACGCCGTCGCCGCCCTCATCCTCCTCCCCGCTCCCTTCTTCTCCCGCCG CTCAGGAACTCTGCCGTCGCTGAATTTATCGATTCTGGTGAAGTTTTTTGTGCTGGGAGTGATCGG GTATTCGTCGCAGTTGATGGGATTCACAGGTATAAATTACAGTTCTCCGACGCTTGCTTCCGCCATCAGCAACCTCTCTCCGGCCTTCACTTTCGTCCTCGCCGTCATCTTCAg GatggaaaagttagtggcatcGAGCTCGAGAACTTGGGCCAAACTAGTAGGCGCGGTGGTGTCCATATCGGGAGCATTTGTAGTAACATTTTACAAAGGTCCAATCATCATCAATGCCAATGACCCTCTTTCCACTCCCCTTTCACTATATCCAGTATTCGACTCGGTTAGATCTGACTGGATCCTTGGTAGCCTATTTCTTACCGTCGAATATATCCTCTCTCCCATATGGTGCATTTTTTTG ACACACATCATGAAAGAGTACCCTTCGGGATTGACCATAATGTTCTTCTACTCATCTAGCGTGAGCCTTCTAGCTGCACTCGTGGGGATATTTGTCGAACCGGACTCTAGTAAATGGATCATCAGACCTAATATTGCTTTGGTCTCCATCGTATGTTCA GGAGTGTTGAATGGTTGCATAAGCAATAGTGTTGATTCTTGGCTCTTGCACATGAGGGGTCCGGTCTACGTGGCAATGTTTAAGCCTCTTCAAATCGCCATAGCTGCAGCCATGGGAGTGATCATCCTAGGTGATACTCTTTATCTTGGAAG TATGATTGGAGCAATAATAATAGTGACGGGTTTCTACACTGTGATGTGGGGGAAAGCAAAGGAAGAGGTGGGTGATTTTGTCACTGAAACAGGAGATTTGGAGTGGTCAACAACAGATCAAACTCACCCTTTTCTACAAAGTTACAAAGTCCAAGACTTGTAG
- the LOC121769124 gene encoding WAT1-related protein At3g28050-like isoform X1, with the protein MSTAARGGAAGNRDYWYREVVPFAAMVSLQCINVGLNTLFKVAANGGMSRHVFIVYAYAVAALILLPAPFFSRRMKLSSSGTLPSLNLSILVKFFVLGVIGYSSQLMGFTGINYSSPTLASAISNLSPAFTFVLAVIFRMEKLVASSSRTWAKLVGAVVSISGAFVVTFYKGPIIINANDPLSTPLSLYPVFDSVRSDWILGSLFLTVEYILSPIWCIFLTHIMKEYPSGLTIMFFYSSSVSLLAALVGIFVEPDSSKWIIRPNIALVSIVCSGVLNGCISNSVDSWLLHMRGPVYVAMFKPLQIAIAAAMGVIILGDTLYLGSMIGAIIIVTGFYTVMWGKAKEEVGDFVTETGDLEWSTTDQTHPFLQSYKVQDL; encoded by the exons atgTCGACGGCGGCGAGAGGCGGAGCCGCCGGCAACCGTGATTACTGGTACAGAGAAGTGGTGCCGTTCGCGGCGATGGTGAGCCTGCAATGCATCAACGTCGGACTGAACACGCTGTTCAAGGTCGCGGCCAACGGCGGGATGAGCCGCCACGTGTTCATCGTGTACGCCTACGCCGTCGCCGCCCTCATCCTCCTCCCCGCTCCCTTCTTCTCCCGCCG TATGAAATTGAGCAGCTCAGGAACTCTGCCGTCGCTGAATTTATCGATTCTGGTGAAGTTTTTTGTGCTGGGAGTGATCGG GTATTCGTCGCAGTTGATGGGATTCACAGGTATAAATTACAGTTCTCCGACGCTTGCTTCCGCCATCAGCAACCTCTCTCCGGCCTTCACTTTCGTCCTCGCCGTCATCTTCAg GatggaaaagttagtggcatcGAGCTCGAGAACTTGGGCCAAACTAGTAGGCGCGGTGGTGTCCATATCGGGAGCATTTGTAGTAACATTTTACAAAGGTCCAATCATCATCAATGCCAATGACCCTCTTTCCACTCCCCTTTCACTATATCCAGTATTCGACTCGGTTAGATCTGACTGGATCCTTGGTAGCCTATTTCTTACCGTCGAATATATCCTCTCTCCCATATGGTGCATTTTTTTG ACACACATCATGAAAGAGTACCCTTCGGGATTGACCATAATGTTCTTCTACTCATCTAGCGTGAGCCTTCTAGCTGCACTCGTGGGGATATTTGTCGAACCGGACTCTAGTAAATGGATCATCAGACCTAATATTGCTTTGGTCTCCATCGTATGTTCA GGAGTGTTGAATGGTTGCATAAGCAATAGTGTTGATTCTTGGCTCTTGCACATGAGGGGTCCGGTCTACGTGGCAATGTTTAAGCCTCTTCAAATCGCCATAGCTGCAGCCATGGGAGTGATCATCCTAGGTGATACTCTTTATCTTGGAAG TATGATTGGAGCAATAATAATAGTGACGGGTTTCTACACTGTGATGTGGGGGAAAGCAAAGGAAGAGGTGGGTGATTTTGTCACTGAAACAGGAGATTTGGAGTGGTCAACAACAGATCAAACTCACCCTTTTCTACAAAGTTACAAAGTCCAAGACTTGTAG
- the LOC121769123 gene encoding LOW QUALITY PROTEIN: alpha-dioxygenase 1-like (The sequence of the model RefSeq protein was modified relative to this genomic sequence to represent the inferred CDS: inserted 2 bases in 1 codon), translating to MAFLDFIFQKFIHKDIFEAFQRMTLIDKLIFLFVHSVDKSGVAWHRFPVFLGLLYLALRRRLHENYNLFTVGPKRAVGSTFDPAAVHFRTADGEFNDPDDVDAGSSGSFFGRNILPLEQKNKLTRPDPMVVATKLLARKELIDTGKQFNMIAASWIQFMVHDWVDHLENLHHQIELKAPEEVASQCPLKSFKLYESKSIXNGIESGFLNRRTPWWDGSAIYGSEKETLKKVRTFENGKLKISADGLLPVNSNGTVLSGDVRNVWAGLSALQALFVKEHNSVCDALMKEYPNLGDEKLYRHARLVTSAVIAKVHTIDWTVELLKTDTLRAGMRANWYGLLGKSFKDRFGHVGVAELSGLVGLSNPVDHGVPYSLTEEFVSVYRMHPLLPDKLRLRNIHASPGPNKSPPLDTEIEMVELIGKKGTENLSRIGLRKQIVSMGHQACGALELWNYPIFLRNLVSHNVDGTDRPDPVDLPALEIYRDRERSVARYNNFRRGLLMIPITKWEDLTDDEEAIETLRQVYNDDVEELDLLVGLLAEKKIKGFAISETAFFVFLIMATRRLEADRFFTSDFNEETYTKKGLEWVNATESLKDVLDRHDPEMSTKWINSTSAFTVWDASPEPTNPVPLYLRLPS from the exons ATGGCATTTTTAGactttattttccaaaaattcaTCCACAAAGATATCTTCGAAGCATTTCAGAGAATGACTCTAATCGACAAGCTTATCTTCCTC TTTGTTCATTCCGTCGATAAATCGGGAGTTGCATGGCATAGGTTTCCGGTTTTCCTAGGGTTGTTATACCTAGCTCTCCGACGACGTCTTCACGAGAACTACAACCTGTTTACCGTTGGCCCCAAACGCGCGGTGGGAAGCACGTTCGATCCGGCTGCTGTTCATTTTAGAACAGCGGACGGAGAATTCAACGATCCGGACGATGTAGATGCCGGGAGCTCGGGATCCTTCTTTGGCAGGAACATTCTTCCCCTTGAACAAAAGAATAAG CTAACAAGGCCAGATCCAATGGTGGTGGCAACAAAGCTATTGGCACGCAAAGAGTTAATCGataccggcaaacaattcaacaTGATAGCTGCATCTTGGATTCAGTTCATGGTCCACGATTGGGTCGATCACCTCGAAAATCTTCATCACCAG ATTGAACTGAAAGCGCCGGAAGAAGTTGCGAGCCAATGCCCTTTGAAATCCTTCAAGTTGTACGAATCTAAAAGCAT CAACGGAATCGAGAGCGGCTTCTTGAACCGACGCACGCCTTGGTG GGATGGAAGTGCGATATATGGCAGCGAGAAAGAGACGTTGAAGAAAGTGAGGACTTTCGAAAATGGAAAGCTGAAGATATCCGCAGACGGCCTTCTTCCCGTTAATTCAAACGGCACCGTTTTGTCCGGCGACGTCCGCAACGTGTGGGCGGGTCTCTCCGCCTTGCAAGCCCTCTTTGTCAAAGAACACAACTCTGTCTGCGATGCACTCATG AAGGAATACCCTAATTTGGGAGACGAAAAATTGTACCGCCACGCAAGGCTCGTGACGTCAGCCGTCATCGCCAAAGTTCACACCATTGATTGGACGGTTGAGCTTCTCAAAACTGACACGTTGCGCGCAGGAATGAGAGCCAATTG GTACGGATTGTTGGGCAAGAGTTTCAAAGATAGATTCGGACATGTTGGTGTTGCAGAACTAAGTGGTTTAGTTGGTTTGAGTAATCCTGTGGATCACGGCGTACCATACTCCTTAACGGAGGAATTCGTTAGCGTTTATCGCATGCATCCTCTTCTTCCAGACAAACTTCGCCTCAGAAACATCCATGCTTCTCCTGGTCCTAACAAATCACCCCCTCTTGACACTGA AATTGAGATGGTGGAGCTGATTGGCAAGAAAGGAACAGAGAATCTATCAAGAATAGGGTTGAGAAAGCAAATAGTGTCAATGGGCCACCAAGCCTGCGGTGCACTCGAGCTTTGGAACTATCCCATCTTCCTCAGGAATCTTGTCTCTCACAATGTCGATGGCACCGATCGCCCCGACCCAGTCGACCTCCCTGCTCTCGAAA TTTATAGGGATAGAGAGAGGAGTGTTGCGAGATACAACAATTTCAGGCGCGGCCTTCTAATGATTCCCATCACAAAATGGGAAGACCTAACCGACGACGAAGAGGCTATTGAAACCCTACGCCAAGTGTACAACGATGACGTGGAGGAGCTCGACCTTCTTGTCGGCCTCTTAGCCGAGAAGAAGATCAAGGGCTTCGCCATAAGCGAGACAGCTTTCTTCGTCTTCTTAATCATGGCGACGAGGAGGCTGGAGGCGGACAGGTTcttcacaagtgatttcaacgaGGAAACGTACACGAAGAAGGGGTTGGAATGGGTGAACGCAACAGAGAGTTTGAAAGATGTTTTGGATCGACATGATCCAGAGATGAGTACTAAGTGGATCAACTCCACCAGCGCTTTCACCGTGTGGGACGCCTCTCCCGAGCCGACCAATCCCGTCCCGCTTTATCTCCGCCTCCCAAGTTGA
- the LOC121768969 gene encoding uncharacterized protein LOC121768969, with protein sequence MSQGYAIELYFDPALENQVLKAWNVLARRQISTQLIEIESRPHITLFTSPFVDIAKLENVLRNFAAKQEPLAVSFSSIGSFPSDNNVLFLAPTPSLSLLQFHSQLCDAMKKEGVEVGDEQRPDTWIPYCSVAEEVPKTRMAEAFTVLRDLKMPVSGYAVEVSLVEYSPVRELFSFTLGTHHISEI encoded by the coding sequence ATGTCGCAAGGGTATGCTATTGAACTTTACTTTGATCCCGCCCTCGAGAATCAGGTCTTGAAAGCATGGAATGTATTGGCTCGGCGGCAGATCAGCACTCAGTTGATTGAGATTGAATCCAGGCCCCACATTACTTTGTTCACAAGCCCTTTTGTTGACATTGCTAAGCTAGAGAATGTGTTGAGAAACTTTGCTGCAAAGCAAGAGCCTTTGGCTGTGTCCTTCTCCTCAATCGGGAGCTTCCCCAGCGACAACAATGTCTTGTTTCTCGCCCCAACCCCGTCTCTGTCTCTCctccaatttcactcccaattGTGTGATGCAATGAAGAAAGAAGGTGTTGAAGTTGGGGATGAGCAGCGCCCGGATACATGGATACCTTACTGTTCTGTGGCTGAGGAAGTCCCAAAGACTCGTATGGCTGAGGCTTTTACTGTCCTGCGTGATCTGAAGATGCCGGTCAGTGGATATGCAGTGGAGGTTTCATTGGTTGAGTACTCGCCCGTCCGTGAACTCTTCTCTTTCACTCTGGGTACGCATCATATCAGTGAGATTTGA